In the Cellvibrio sp. KY-GH-1 genome, GCGCAACAGCGATGGTGCGAATAAAATCGAACGGATCAAGATCGGCCTCATCCGCCAGGGGGGTTCCGCCCACTTTTACCAGCATATTGATAGGTACAGATTCCGGATGCTCGGTCATGTTCGCCAACTGCTGCAACAGGCCCGCTCGATCATTCACTTCTTCACCCATTCCAACAATACCACCGCAGCAAACTTTCATGCCGGCCTTGCGCACATTGGCGAGGGTTTGCAAACGATCCTGGTAGGTACGGGTAGTGATAATTTCACCGTAGTATTCCGGCGAGGTATCCAGGTTGTGGTTGTAGTAATCGAGGCCGGCGTCAGCCAGATCCTGCGCCTGCTGCTCATCGAGCATCCCGAGGGTCATACAGGTTTCCATGCCCAGGGCTTTAACACCTTTCACCATATGCGTCACATAAGGCATATCTTTCCCCTTGGGGGACCGCCAGGCGGCGCCCATACAAAAACGGGTTGCCCCCGAGGCTTTGGCCGCACGCGCCTCTTCAATTACTTTTTCCACCGCCATCAGTTTTTCTTTTTCCAGGCCAGTATCATAACGGGCCGATTGCGGGCAATAGGCGCAATCTTCAGGGCAAGCACCGGTTTTGATCGAGCATAGCGTGCTGACCTGAACTTCGTTGGGATTGAAATAGGCGCGATGTACTGATTGCGCCTGAAACATCAGGTCGCTAAAAGGCAAGGCAAACAACGCGGTGATCTCGGCGCGAGTCCAATCGTGTCTGATAGTAGGGGCAAAACTGGCGTTCATAACGAATCCCTGGAGCTGAAGGGGAAATTACGGGTTTGCCGCATCTTACCTGCGGAGCCATAGTTGTCAACTTTCAAAGAGGAAAAAAGTTTACTACTCTGTGTTAGCTGTGGAGATTGCCTAATAGGTTTTGACACCGACAGCCCAGCGGATAAACTCCAAACCACGACAACATTGATCACAGCAAGGATTGCACCATGACAGACTTCCCATTCCTGTACGGCTTTATCAACCAACTGATTCCCAACCACTGCCTCCTCTGCGGCGACACGTTGGGAGAGTCCCTGATTTGCACCCATTGCCATGAGCAGTTGCCGCACCTGGAGGCATTTCCCTTTCTCTGTAGCTGCTGCGCCCTGCCACTAAAAAGTGCGGCCCCTTTTTGCGGCCATTGCCTGGAGCGCAAGCCAGCTTTCAGTCGCAGTTGCATCGCCTTTAGCTATGAGCACCCGCTGGATTTCCTGATCCATCAGTTTAAATATCGCCGCCAATTGACCAGCGGCAAGTTGTTGGGCGAAATGCTTGCCGATACCTGCCGCCAAGCGGAGCGCCCGGACTTTCTGGTGCCAGCCCCCATCCACTGGCGCAAGCGTTGGCGACGCGGATTTAACCAGACCGAACTACTCGCACGCCAAGTAGGCAAATTGCTCCAATTGCCGGTGGTAGATGCACTGCGCCAGACTCGCTACCACGAATCGCAAAAAGACTTGGGGCGGAAACAGCGGCAGAAAAACCTGCGTCAATCACTGGCCCTTCGCAATAAATTTAAAGCGCGAGTAGAGGGAGCACATATCGCGCTGGTCGATGATGTAGTAACCACGGCCGCAACAGCTCGTGCGTTGAGTGAACTTCTGCTCAAAGCAGGCGCCCAACGGGTGGATATATGGGCCTTGGCGCGCACCCCGGAGAATTGAAGTCCGCAGCCATCAGCAGATTTTTTGCCGTAAACATTGATAATTCACGCTACCTTAGCCACTCAATTGCCGCTAATATCCATGCACAATTTCGATAAACCCAGTCGCAAGGACTTACATGAAATTTCGCTCTCTTCTACTGCCGTTGGCGCTCGCATGCGCCTTTGACAGTAACGCGCAAGCGCTCAAACCCAAACAGAATCAACCAGAGCCAACGCCAACGCCGGTACAGACTGCATCCTCCACCGCCCAGCAACTCTACGCCTCAGCCCAGCAGGATTTATTGCAACTGCGTGTACTGACCAAAAGCGGTAACAGCCAGAGCTCGGTTGGTTCAGGCTTTTTAATCGGCACCTCCAATCTGGTGATTACCAATTACCACGTGGTATCGCAAATCGCGCTGGAGCCAGACACCTATTTTGGTGAATACAAGGATACCCAAGGCAAAAGCGGTGCAATTGAATTGCTCGCCGTAGATGTACTCCACGACCTGGCCGTCGTAAGGGTCGATGAACAGGGCACAGGTTTTTTTAACGTACCTTTTGCTCAGGGCGATCAACCCCAACCCCCCTTGGAAATACTCAAGCAGGGCCAGCATCTTTACTCACTGGGCAACCCGCTGGATTTGGGATTTACTATTTCCGAGGGCACCTATAACGGTGAAAGTCATCGTGGATTTTCCGCACAATTGATGTTTACCGGCCCGGTTAACCCCGGCATGAGCGGCGGCCCCAATGTCACTGCCAGTGGCCAGCTCGCCGGAGTTAATGTTGCGCACCGCCGCGATGGCGAACTGGTGAGCTTTTTAGTACCGGCGATTTTTGTGCAGCAACTGCTCGCCAAGGTTAGTGCCGACATGACGCCGCCAAAAGACTTCAATCCCATCATCGGCGAACAGCTGCTGCAACACCAAAGTACGATGGTCGACACCTTGCTGGAGAAACCCTTCAGCATTAAACAACTCGGCCCCTATCAGGTGCCGGTGCGCGAATCCGAGCAGGTGCGTTGCTGGGGCAATACAGATAACAGCGAGAAAAAGGCTTATTCGATTGATACCATCAACTGCAATATGGAATCGGCAATTTTTGTATCCGGTGAATTGCAAACCGGGCACTTGAGCATGCATCACAAATTTGCGCGCAACAAAAAGCTCAACACCCTGCAATTCGCGCGCCTCGCCACCAATCTTTACAACGGTCAGGTATACAGCACTGCCAAAAGCGAAACTATCACCCCCGCCTATTGCACAGAAAGCTTTGTCAGTCACAACAATATTTCCCTGCGCGCATTGGTGTGCGCCGAGGCCTACCACAAATTCAAGGATCTCTATGATTTCACACTCATCACTGCCAGCGCTGATGACAGCGATAAGAGTTTACAGAGCATGATTAATATACAGGGCGTGTCTTACGTAAACGGGGTGAAATTAATTAGCCAGTTTATGCAGGGTATCGATCGTACTGTGTCGGCCAAAACAGATGCGGAGGTGAGCCAATGAGCCAGCCCGTTTTTGTTGAACTGCTGACAGGTGAAGCTGACGTAATTAGCCGTAGCAAATTTACACATTTGCCGATTCGCATAGGACGCGCCTACGACAACGACATTATTCTCGACGACCAGCACACAGCCGCGCATCACGCCCAGATTGAACTCAACCAATTGGATGAGCTGGTGATTAATGATCTGGGCAGCCAGAACGGTATCGCGTTAGGCAAACAACGCAGCGATTTCTTTGTCGTGAATGGCGATGCCATTTATCGCCTGGGCCACACCCGCCTGCGCGTGCGTACCGCCGCCTATGAAGTAGCTCCGGAAGTGAGCGACTCCACTAATCACCACTGGGAGGGCTGGCTGCCAGCTTTGCTGGGAGGGTTGCTTCTGGTGGTGATCGGCCTGCTCACCAACTGGATCACTGATTTACAACAAGGCAGCCTCAGCAAATACCTGCTCGAACTGGTTAGCTCGCTCGCGTTTGCCTTGGGCTGGGCTGGCGCCTGGGCGGTATTCAGTAAGCTGCTGAACGGCCACGCGCGCTTCGGCCGCCATTTGTTTATCGTCAGTGCCGGTTTCGCCGTAGCGGAGCTATGGGAGTTCTTCAGCGGCGCGGTCGCCTACTCCCTAAGCTGGGAATGGCTTGCGCGCTACACCAGCCAACCGATCATTATTATCTTGGCGGTGGTGCTCTACTTCCATTTACTCACCGCCGGCAACAAGCGGCCGCAACGATTGCGCCTCTACATCGCCGGCCTGGCGATTTTGGCAATTTGCATCAACATGGCCAAACAATACCAAGCGAGCAATTACACAGCCGATCAACTTTACCTGAGCAAACTCTACCCGCCGGCGCTGCGCATCAGCAGCGACAAGCCACTGGACGAATTTACCCTCGGAATTGAGTCACTTAAAGACAAAGTGGATAAGGAACGTAAGGAAAAGCCGGAGAAAGACAAAAACCTGATCGACCAGATTATTGACGGCGAGAAAAGCCCTGAAGACGATAAAAATGCCGAGCCAGATACGGCATCAGCAGACCATAGTAGCCTGCCGTCAACCGCCGGTGGGGCCGCTTCCGCTGCCCAATCATCAACTGCCA is a window encoding:
- a CDS encoding FHA domain-containing protein; translated protein: MSQPVFVELLTGEADVISRSKFTHLPIRIGRAYDNDIILDDQHTAAHHAQIELNQLDELVINDLGSQNGIALGKQRSDFFVVNGDAIYRLGHTRLRVRTAAYEVAPEVSDSTNHHWEGWLPALLGGLLLVVIGLLTNWITDLQQGSLSKYLLELVSSLAFALGWAGAWAVFSKLLNGHARFGRHLFIVSAGFAVAELWEFFSGAVAYSLSWEWLARYTSQPIIIILAVVLYFHLLTAGNKRPQRLRLYIAGLAILAICINMAKQYQASNYTADQLYLSKLYPPALRISSDKPLDEFTLGIESLKDKVDKERKEKPEKDKNLIDQIIDGEKSPEDDKNAEPDTASADHSSLPSTAGGAASAAQSSTANKVTN
- a CDS encoding ComF family protein, with the protein product MTDFPFLYGFINQLIPNHCLLCGDTLGESLICTHCHEQLPHLEAFPFLCSCCALPLKSAAPFCGHCLERKPAFSRSCIAFSYEHPLDFLIHQFKYRRQLTSGKLLGEMLADTCRQAERPDFLVPAPIHWRKRWRRGFNQTELLARQVGKLLQLPVVDALRQTRYHESQKDLGRKQRQKNLRQSLALRNKFKARVEGAHIALVDDVVTTAATARALSELLLKAGAQRVDIWALARTPEN
- a CDS encoding serine protease — encoded protein: MKFRSLLLPLALACAFDSNAQALKPKQNQPEPTPTPVQTASSTAQQLYASAQQDLLQLRVLTKSGNSQSSVGSGFLIGTSNLVITNYHVVSQIALEPDTYFGEYKDTQGKSGAIELLAVDVLHDLAVVRVDEQGTGFFNVPFAQGDQPQPPLEILKQGQHLYSLGNPLDLGFTISEGTYNGESHRGFSAQLMFTGPVNPGMSGGPNVTASGQLAGVNVAHRRDGELVSFLVPAIFVQQLLAKVSADMTPPKDFNPIIGEQLLQHQSTMVDTLLEKPFSIKQLGPYQVPVRESEQVRCWGNTDNSEKKAYSIDTINCNMESAIFVSGELQTGHLSMHHKFARNKKLNTLQFARLATNLYNGQVYSTAKSETITPAYCTESFVSHNNISLRALVCAEAYHKFKDLYDFTLITASADDSDKSLQSMINIQGVSYVNGVKLISQFMQGIDRTVSAKTDAEVSQ
- the bioB gene encoding biotin synthase BioB, whose protein sequence is MNASFAPTIRHDWTRAEITALFALPFSDLMFQAQSVHRAYFNPNEVQVSTLCSIKTGACPEDCAYCPQSARYDTGLEKEKLMAVEKVIEEARAAKASGATRFCMGAAWRSPKGKDMPYVTHMVKGVKALGMETCMTLGMLDEQQAQDLADAGLDYYNHNLDTSPEYYGEIITTRTYQDRLQTLANVRKAGMKVCCGGIVGMGEEVNDRAGLLQQLANMTEHPESVPINMLVKVGGTPLADEADLDPFDFIRTIAVARILMPKSHVRLSAGREQMNEQTQAMAFLAGANSIFYGEKLLTTPNPEANKDMQLFNKLGIKPEAYEVHEDENEQEAAIVHQLQEAAMGSMFYNAAK